DNA sequence from the Staphylococcus epidermidis genome:
TTGCAAATTCTTGCTTTTTAGGAATCGCTAATTGAGTATTATCGTCATTTGAATCAGAATCAATCCATCGATTAATTTGATGACGTATATCATTTTGAGCTTTAATCATAAAAGTAGTTTCTTTGACTGGCGTAAAAATAACGATGCAAAGTAAAACTGTAATCAATAAAAGAAATCTTTTAATTGTATTCACCTACTACTTTTTACTAATCTCTATCACCATTAAAGATTGAATTTCTTACTATGACGTAATCAACTGTTCTTAATGACTTCAAGTCCTTTCCTCCTGCATATGAAATTGAACTCTGTAAATCTTGTTCCATTTCAGTAAGGGTATCTTTAAGAGATCCTTTGTGTTCTACAAACATTTTTTTACCTTCAACGTTCTTATGTTCACCTTTTTGATATTCTGAGGCACTACCAAAATATTCTTTATATTTTTTGCCATCTAGCTCGACGGTTTCACCCGGTGATTCCTCGTGGGCAGCAAATAAAGAGCCAATCATTACCATAGTGGCACCAAAACGAATTGATTTGGCTATATCACCGTGGGTTCTTAACCCTCCATCTGCAATAATAGGTTTTCTAGCTGCCTTATTACAAAGATTTAACGCAGAAAGTTGCCAACCTCCTGTACCAAATCCAGTTTTAATTTTAGTAATACATACTCTTCCTGGACCAATACCTACTTTTGTAGCATCTGCACCGGCATTCTCAAGTTCTCTTACTCCTTCAGGCGTCCCAACATTACCAGCTATCACAAAACTATTTGGTAAATGTTTTTTTATATGCTTAATCATATTTATAACTGAATTTGAGTGACCATGAGCAATATCAATTGTTATATATTCTGGTATGAGCGATGAAGAAGCTAATTTTTCAATAAAATTAAATTCGTTTTCTTTAACTCCAACAGAAATAGAAGCAAATAACCCTGCATGATGCATTTTTTTTATAAATGGAATTCTATTTTCTTCATTAAATCTATGCATGATATAAAAATAATCGTTTTCTGCAAACCATTGTGCAAGTTCTTCATTCATGACTGTTTGCATATTTGCTGGAACAACTGGCAATTTAAAAGTACGAGGCCCAAATTTAACCGAAGTATTACACTCAGATCTGCTTTCAACAATACATTTATTGGGAATTAATTGTATATCTTCATAATCAAAAATTTTCATCTTTTTTAACCCCTTACAATAGAATTAATCTTCAAAATGTTTAATGAAAATACGAATAATACCTTTAATTTTGTAAAAATCATTCATATTATTCATCCTTTTTAAATGTACATTGTTTTTCTTCTATTGTAAATGGACCTAAGTAGTAAATTTTTACCAACTAGATTTTTTTACACCTGGAATTTGACCTTTATGCGCATGTTCTCTAAATGCAATTCTAGACATTTCAAATTTACGTAACACACCTCTAGGTCTACCAGTTACTTTACATCTTCTAGTTAATCTAGTTGGAGATGAATCTCTTGGCAACTTTCTTAATGCTTCATAGTCCCCTTTTGCTTTTAATTCTTTACGTAACTCGTAATATTTATTTACTAATTCTTGTCTTTTTTGTTCTTTTGCTATTTTAGATTTCTTCGCCATATATTATAACCTCTTTCTACAAATCGTAATAATTACGTTTTATAGAATAACATATATTTCAAAATATACAAGTGAAAATTCTTCTAAGTACAAACTATAAAAAAAACTCCCCTATGAGTTAAGGAGAGTTTTCGTTTCAAATTGTCGTATTTGAAAGATAAGTAATTATTTTGTTTCACGATGTAACGTATATTTATTTAATCTTGGACAATATTTTTTCATTTCAATGCGTTCAGGATTATTACGTTTATTTTTAGTAGTAATATAGTTACGATCGCCACACTCTGTGCAAGCTAATGTAATATTTACGCGCACGTTAAACACCCTTTCTAATGTTGTTAGGAATTCTTACGATTTAAGATTGTATCATATAATTCAGTGGTAAGCAATCTAAGAATTTTAGATTATTTAAAGTTTTCATATGTTTCGTCTTGATTTGTCTCTAAATCTATTTGATTGATATCAATACCTAAAGCTTTTGCTACACCTTTCCCATATTCTGGATCAGCTTTATAGCAATGGCGAATGTGGCGAACTTTGACATCTTTAGAAACCCCATCCATTGCATTAGCTGTATTTGTGAAGATACGCTCTTTTGCATCTTCAGACTGTAATCTGAATAATTTACCTGGCTGTTCAAAGTAATTGTCATCATCCTGGCGATAATTATATTCATAACCATCACCATCTGTCGGGAATGGTGGCTTCTTGTGTTCAGGCTGTGACTCATATATACCTTGATTATTAGGATAATAATGTGGGCCTCCACCTTGGTTATTATCTAAGAAACGCATTTGTCCATCACGACTAAATGGACATAAGTTCTCAACTCCAACTCCCTTAGGTTGATTGACAGGAATCTGCCAATGATTAACTCCTAAACGATAACGTTGGGCATCTCCATATGAGAATAAACGTCCTTGTAGCATTTTATCTGGTGAATAATCTAACCCAGGAACAATATTTGTAGGCGTAAACGCTGCCTGCTCTACATCAAGAAAATAATTCTCAGGATTACGATTCAATTCAAATTCTCCCACTTCAATCAGTGGATAGTCTTTTTTATACCATACCTTTGTTAAATCAAAAGGATTGTCTGGATGATTTTTAGCTTGTTCCTCTGTCATAACTTGAATGTACATTTTCCATTTTGGATAATCTCCATTTTCGATAGCATTATATAAATCCCTCTGTGAAGAATCTCTATCCATACCTACAATTTTAGCTGCTTCCTCGTCAGTATAGTTTTCAATTCCTTGTTGTGTACGGAAATGATATTTTACCCATACACGTTCACCTTTATCATTATACATAGAATACGTATGAGAACCGAATCCATGCATATTTCGGAATCCTTTTGGCATACCTCTATCTGACATTAATATTGTCACTTGATGCAATGCTTCCGGTAGACCTGTCCAAAAGTCCCAGTTATTTTGTGCACTTCTCATATTTGTACGTGGATCTCGTTTTACAGCACGATTCAAACTAATAAATAGTTTAGGATCTCTAAAGAAGAAAACTGGCGTATTGTTACCTACTAAATCCCAGTTTCCATCTTCAGTGTAGAATTTCAAGGCAAACCCACGTATATCACGTTCTAAATCTGCTGCTCCACGTTCTCCTGAAACAGTAGAAAAACGTGCAAACATCTCTGTTTGTTTTCCGACTTCTGAGAATATTTTCGCATTTGTATATTGTGTGATGTCATTTGTAACTGTGAACGTACCAAATGCACCTGAACCTTTCGCATGCATACGACGTTCAGGAATCACTTCTCTATCGAAGTGAGAAATTTGTTCTAAATAATAAACGTCTTGCATTAATAATGGTCCACGTTGTCCTGCTGTCATACTATTTTCTCTATCCGAAACTGGCGCACCAAAAAGTCCAGTTAATTTTCCATCCTGTTTTGACATAGCAAGCTCCCCCTCACTTTTATATTTAATATTGATTACTATGTAGTATCTATTTTAATTAAACCCTTTTCCGATAGCAAATAAACTTATTTTAAAGTTATTGATAGAAAAATATAAGAAATATCAGAAAAATTTAACAATTACGCTTTAAAGTACTAAAAAGTTATTGAATAGTATCTTTAAAAAGATTAAAATGAGGGATATATTTTAAGATAGATGGGAGACGGCATATGGAAGATAATAATATGAAACGTGGTCTCAATTCGAGACATATATCCATGATAGCAATAGGTGGCGCTATAGGTACTGGACTTTTTGTGGCAACTGGAAGTGTCATTTCTCAAGCTGGCCCAGGAGGAGCTATATTAGCTTATATACTAATTGGTATTATGCTTTATTTTTTAATGTCATCAATAGGAGAATTAGCAACTTTCTATCCGGTTTCTGGTTCTTTTAGTTCATACTCTACCAGATTTGTTGATTCGTCACTTGGTTTTACAATGGGTTGGTTGTATTGGGGTATGTGGTCACTTGTAACAAGTGTAGATATCATTGTTGCTTCCAATGTATTACAATATTGGGATGTATTTAAAGTTTTAAATCCACTTACATGGAGCTTAATTTTCTTAACTCTGTTGTTTTTAATTAATATTTTTTCTGTTAAAGCTTTTGGAGAAACTGAGTTTTGGTTATCACTGATCAAAGTCATTACTATAATTGTATTTATTATTTTTGGAATTATGATGATTTTCGGTATTCTTGGTGGTCATACATATGGCTTTGAGAATTATACTAAAGGTCAAGCACCTTTTGTCGGTGGAATATCAGGCATATTAAGCGTTCTTTTAGTTGCAGGTTTTTCAGTTGGTGGTACTGAAGTAGTCGCAGTAACAGCTGGTGAATCAAATAATCCCGAAAAATCAATGCCTAAAGCTATAAAACAGGTATTTTGGAGAATATTACTCTTTTACGTATTGTCTATAGCTGTGATAGCTGCCATCATTCCATATACGGATCCACTTTTACTTAATGAAAATGAGTCTGTATCACAAAGTCCGTTTACAATTGTTTTCGATAGAATAGGGATCGCTTTTGCTGCATCAGTCATCAACGCTGTTATCTTAACATCATTATTATCAGCAGCTAACTCTGGTATTTATACAACAAGTAGAATGCTATTTTCTTTAAGTGCTGATAAACAAGCACCTAAATTCTTTGGAAAACTCAATGATAAAACTAAATTACCTATGCGTGCATTAATTACAACATATATTATTATTGTATTAGTCATTGTTTATGCTAATTTTAATGCTAATGCTGTATTTAACTTATTAAATATCATAGGATCTATGGTTATTGTAGTTTGGGGATCTAGTATTTGGTCACAAATTAGATTAAGACAAGCAATTAAAAAACAGGGTAAAAATCCAGATAAACTGTTGCCATATAAAGCACCTTTTTACCCAGTCGGACCTATTATTGTCCTTTTCACATTATTATTCTTATTATTAGGTAGTTCCTTTGGTAGTATCGCATCTGGTGATATTTTAGGTGTCATTCGAAACTTTACACCATTATTTATTCTAGCTATCATCTATATTGCTCATAAATTAATCAAACGGACACATTTTGTCAAACTGGAAGAAATAGATTTAACTCCGCATAATTACAAGAATTAATTATTAAGAAGGCCTGTGACGTGTATTTTTGTCACAGGCCTTTTTAATATTAGTAATTGATAGTTGAACTCAAAATGCATACATCAATTTCAATATCAGTAATCTCAATGCTAAAGAGTATTTCATACTTAATTTCTACTGAAAATATATGTCGAGACTATAGACTATAGTGGAGCTTCGAATTCGATAGGAAATTTGTTCACCCTCTTTTGAATGATTTAACACCATATATAAATTTTCGTTATTTTATGATTAAAACTTATAATGTATAATAAAGATAATAAAATGGTATAGAGGTGGATAACATGGTTGGACAAACAAATTTATTCGATGATGTTATAAAGAAAGAGGAACGCTTTGTTATAGTTGTTCAAGCACTTGAAGAAAAAAATGGTAAGCTCTTAAAACGGACTTTGAGAGAATATCCAAGCTTAGAGCACACGCAAATGAATGACCTTTTCTCTCATCTTAAAGAAGTATTTCTTGAAGAACCTTTTGGGGTCAATCAATCAGCATATAGCATTACTGTTTATACAAACCTAGATTATGCCGCAGATCAAGTATATGCACATGTTAAACGCTATAAAGGAAAACATGACTGGACACATACTGCGAAATAGCAAATCAATTGAAAGTCTCGATTTTCAATTGATTTGAAAGAAAAAGTAAATAAAGATTTAAATATATTCAATAAAGAAATTGTAGGCATGGATGAAGGTTAATTATGTAACTTATATTATGAATAAAGAAGCCCGTAAATAAATTTTGAAAATTCATTTACGGGCTATTATTCTAGATTATGTTTCAGACTTATATATTATATTAAAAAGAAAATTTTTTAATTATATTTATATCGACAGTTTTTTATGACTTACTACTTATATTTAGAGAAGTCAGATTCAATTAACCTTAAAATTATTAATTTACATATTAATTCATTGTAATAATACTTTAAACCAAAAGTTCTTTTAAAGCATAAGGAATACCGTTAGAATTATTATCTAAAGTTACCTCGTCAGCAATTTTCTTGAGTTCATCACTAGCATTTCCCATTGCTACAGAATATCCAGCAACTTCAAACATTGACTTATCATTCAAACTGTCCCCGAATACTATAACTTCTTCTAGAGAAATTTGTAATCTTTTACAAAGTGCTTTTATTGCGTTCCCCTTCGAAACATTCTTTGCCATAAACTCTAGGAAAAAAGGCTTACTCGTTGTCACATCAATATCATTATTGAAGTAACCATCCAATTCAATACGTGCTTCGGTAATATGACCTACATAATCCACACCCATAACTTTGGGTACACTATGATTAATATATTCCTTCAAATCAGCAACACGATTCATT
Encoded proteins:
- a CDS encoding Cof-type HAD-IIB family hydrolase → MTQYKMVVLDMDDTLMNSDNKLSIETKSYLLDIQKRGYYVVLASGRPTEGMLPTARELELNKYNSFIISYNGGKTINMANENVEVDQPVSKEDFDNIVDYCRDKNFLVLTYDNGYIIHDSSHEYMNIESQLTGLPMNRVADLKEYINHSVPKVMGVDYVGHITEARIELDGYFNNDIDVTTSKPFFLEFMAKNVSKGNAIKALCKRLQISLEEVIVFGDSLNDKSMFEVAGYSVAMGNASDELKKIADEVTLDNNSNGIPYALKELLV
- a CDS encoding catalase, whose amino-acid sequence is MSKQDGKLTGLFGAPVSDRENSMTAGQRGPLLMQDVYYLEQISHFDREVIPERRMHAKGSGAFGTFTVTNDITQYTNAKIFSEVGKQTEMFARFSTVSGERGAADLERDIRGFALKFYTEDGNWDLVGNNTPVFFFRDPKLFISLNRAVKRDPRTNMRSAQNNWDFWTGLPEALHQVTILMSDRGMPKGFRNMHGFGSHTYSMYNDKGERVWVKYHFRTQQGIENYTDEEAAKIVGMDRDSSQRDLYNAIENGDYPKWKMYIQVMTEEQAKNHPDNPFDLTKVWYKKDYPLIEVGEFELNRNPENYFLDVEQAAFTPTNIVPGLDYSPDKMLQGRLFSYGDAQRYRLGVNHWQIPVNQPKGVGVENLCPFSRDGQMRFLDNNQGGGPHYYPNNQGIYESQPEHKKPPFPTDGDGYEYNYRQDDDNYFEQPGKLFRLQSEDAKERIFTNTANAMDGVSKDVKVRHIRHCYKADPEYGKGVAKALGIDINQIDLETNQDETYENFK
- the rpmG gene encoding 50S ribosomal protein L33, with product MRVNITLACTECGDRNYITTKNKRNNPERIEMKKYCPRLNKYTLHRETK
- a CDS encoding amino acid permease, which translates into the protein MEDNNMKRGLNSRHISMIAIGGAIGTGLFVATGSVISQAGPGGAILAYILIGIMLYFLMSSIGELATFYPVSGSFSSYSTRFVDSSLGFTMGWLYWGMWSLVTSVDIIVASNVLQYWDVFKVLNPLTWSLIFLTLLFLINIFSVKAFGETEFWLSLIKVITIIVFIIFGIMMIFGILGGHTYGFENYTKGQAPFVGGISGILSVLLVAGFSVGGTEVVAVTAGESNNPEKSMPKAIKQVFWRILLFYVLSIAVIAAIIPYTDPLLLNENESVSQSPFTIVFDRIGIAFAASVINAVILTSLLSAANSGIYTTSRMLFSLSADKQAPKFFGKLNDKTKLPMRALITTYIIIVLVIVYANFNANAVFNLLNIIGSMVIVVWGSSIWSQIRLRQAIKKQGKNPDKLLPYKAPFYPVGPIIVLFTLLFLLLGSSFGSIASGDILGVIRNFTPLFILAIIYIAHKLIKRTHFVKLEEIDLTPHNYKN
- the rpsN gene encoding 30S ribosomal protein S14 produces the protein MAKKSKIAKEQKRQELVNKYYELRKELKAKGDYEALRKLPRDSSPTRLTRRCKVTGRPRGVLRKFEMSRIAFREHAHKGQIPGVKKSSW
- the guaC gene encoding GMP reductase, which produces MKIFDYEDIQLIPNKCIVESRSECNTSVKFGPRTFKLPVVPANMQTVMNEELAQWFAENDYFYIMHRFNEENRIPFIKKMHHAGLFASISVGVKENEFNFIEKLASSSLIPEYITIDIAHGHSNSVINMIKHIKKHLPNSFVIAGNVGTPEGVRELENAGADATKVGIGPGRVCITKIKTGFGTGGWQLSALNLCNKAARKPIIADGGLRTHGDIAKSIRFGATMVMIGSLFAAHEESPGETVELDGKKYKEYFGSASEYQKGEHKNVEGKKMFVEHKGSLKDTLTEMEQDLQSSISYAGGKDLKSLRTVDYVIVRNSIFNGDRD